The following coding sequences are from one Kushneria phosphatilytica window:
- a CDS encoding TraX family protein, translating to MTSYPAAPAGVPSGERRRPASHWTDWGKWLALISMSVDHVTRFALPAAWPLGWASDTVGRVAFPLFAAMVAWHALFDTRNPWRYARRIVMIGLVAQLPYMLMPRVLSMPVLNVCFTLALGLIVGSALLRLAQQPPRTLAMQIAAMLMVLFACMLALLFEDLFHVRLEYGWTGVLLIPVFMLVLHLAARADGLQRLLILPATGLLALVAWPLNIVPISQWIALMTCLLVTGLALGGAQHVPALPRRFVMPRVLWLGWYPGHLALIALWVVLSGR from the coding sequence ATGACGTCATACCCTGCAGCGCCCGCAGGAGTGCCCTCCGGCGAGCGCCGTCGCCCTGCCTCGCACTGGACGGACTGGGGTAAATGGCTGGCGCTGATCAGCATGAGTGTCGACCATGTTACCCGTTTTGCGCTGCCGGCTGCCTGGCCCTTGGGCTGGGCCAGTGACACCGTCGGGCGTGTGGCCTTTCCGCTGTTTGCTGCCATGGTCGCCTGGCATGCGCTGTTCGATACCCGTAATCCGTGGCGCTATGCGCGGCGCATCGTGATGATCGGGCTGGTGGCGCAGCTGCCCTATATGCTGATGCCACGGGTATTGAGCATGCCGGTGCTCAATGTCTGCTTTACGCTGGCGCTGGGGCTGATCGTGGGCAGCGCGCTACTGCGCCTGGCACAGCAGCCACCTCGTACGCTCGCCATGCAGATTGCGGCCATGCTGATGGTGCTGTTCGCCTGTATGCTGGCACTGCTCTTCGAGGATCTCTTCCATGTGCGCCTGGAGTATGGCTGGACCGGCGTGCTGCTGATTCCCGTCTTCATGCTGGTCCTGCACCTGGCAGCTCGGGCGGATGGCCTGCAACGGCTGCTGATACTGCCGGCCACCGGGCTGCTGGCTCTGGTAGCCTGGCCGCTTAATATCGTTCCGATCAGCCAGTGGATTGCACTGATGACCTGCCTGCTGGTGACAGGGCTGGCGCTGGGAGGCGCACAACATGTGCCTGCCCTGCCGCGTCGTTTTGTCATGCCTCGCGTTTTATGGCTCGGCTGGTATCCTGGCCACCTGGCCCTGATTGCGCTCTGGGTCGTTTTGAGCGGGCGGTGA
- a CDS encoding ribonucleoside-diphosphate reductase subunit alpha, translated as MTTVEAATRTTWITKDGGKRQMPWDRARLERYLDRIHEEFPQLEIDDYKRKAFAFIERKERLAAEEMVDYLIREAEANTDVATPEWEFFAARLYLNRLYKKASKNRFYNDDDKYGSYVGLQESLGERGIYSGDVLRNYSKDELIEAGGMIEPERDKLFSYNGLYLLATRYLATDTDRNVYELPQERWLTIALYLMQEEKPRTRRMELVREAYWALSNLYMTVATPTLANAGKIGGQLSSCFIDTVDDSLQGIYDSNTDVARVSKHGGGVGAYLGYVRSTGSAIRGVKGSSGGVVPWIKQLNNTAVSVDQLGQRKGAISVYLDVFHKDIEAFLDLRLNNGDQRLRAHDVFTAVCIPDLFMETVERRGDWYLFDPHEVKEKKGWYLQDFFDERRGEGSFREKYEELVADESISRRIVKAIDIFKRIMVSQLETGTPFMFYRDQVNRMNPNKHVGRVYSSNLCTEILQNMSPTKLIQETISGDQIVTSKQAGDFVVCNLSSVNLGRAVTAESDLVEEDILERLIAIEVRMLDNVIDLNQLPVPQATITNRKYRAIGLGTFGWHHLLAQKGIDWNSEEAEQYCDELYERINYYAVKASKELAAEKGPYKVFAGSDWQTGEYFERRGYNSEQWQQLAGEVARTGMRNGYVLAVAPNMSTAQIAGSTASIDPIYSAFYYEEKKDYRRPVVAPGLNMETYPYYEKGAYRVDQFASVRQNGRRQRHVDQAISFNFYVPSTIKASTLLNLHMTAWKEGLKTTYYVRSNDIDIEECEWCAS; from the coding sequence ATGACGACTGTAGAAGCGGCCACCCGGACCACCTGGATCACCAAGGACGGCGGCAAGCGGCAGATGCCGTGGGATCGCGCTCGACTCGAGCGTTATCTGGATCGCATCCATGAAGAGTTTCCGCAGCTCGAGATCGATGATTACAAGCGCAAGGCGTTTGCCTTCATCGAACGCAAGGAGCGTCTGGCGGCCGAGGAGATGGTCGATTACCTGATCCGCGAGGCAGAGGCCAACACCGATGTGGCCACGCCGGAGTGGGAGTTCTTCGCAGCGCGTCTCTATCTCAATCGCCTCTACAAGAAAGCGAGCAAGAACCGCTTCTACAACGACGATGACAAATACGGCTCCTACGTCGGTCTGCAGGAGAGCCTGGGCGAGCGTGGCATCTACTCGGGTGATGTGCTGCGCAACTACTCCAAGGATGAGCTGATTGAAGCCGGCGGCATGATCGAGCCGGAACGCGACAAGCTGTTCTCCTACAACGGCCTCTATCTGCTGGCGACGCGCTATCTCGCCACCGATACCGATCGCAACGTCTATGAACTGCCTCAGGAGCGCTGGCTGACCATCGCACTTTACCTGATGCAGGAAGAGAAGCCGCGTACGCGTCGCATGGAGCTGGTGCGTGAAGCGTACTGGGCGCTCTCCAATCTCTACATGACCGTGGCCACGCCGACGCTGGCCAATGCCGGCAAGATCGGCGGTCAGCTCTCCAGCTGCTTCATCGATACTGTCGATGACAGCCTGCAGGGCATCTATGACTCCAACACTGATGTGGCCCGGGTCTCCAAGCATGGTGGTGGCGTGGGTGCCTATCTTGGCTATGTACGCTCCACCGGCTCGGCAATCCGCGGCGTCAAGGGCTCCAGTGGCGGCGTGGTGCCGTGGATCAAGCAGCTCAACAACACCGCGGTCAGTGTCGATCAGCTGGGCCAGCGCAAGGGCGCCATCTCGGTCTATCTCGATGTGTTCCACAAGGACATCGAGGCGTTTCTCGATCTGCGCCTGAACAACGGCGATCAGCGCCTGCGCGCCCATGACGTCTTCACGGCGGTGTGCATCCCGGATCTGTTCATGGAAACGGTCGAGCGGCGCGGCGACTGGTATCTGTTCGACCCGCACGAGGTGAAGGAGAAGAAGGGCTGGTATCTGCAGGACTTCTTCGACGAACGCCGTGGCGAGGGCAGCTTCCGCGAGAAGTACGAGGAGCTGGTGGCCGACGAGAGCATCAGCCGGCGCATCGTCAAGGCGATCGATATCTTCAAGCGGATCATGGTCAGCCAGCTCGAAACCGGTACGCCGTTCATGTTCTACCGGGACCAGGTCAACCGGATGAATCCCAACAAGCACGTCGGCCGGGTGTATTCGAGCAACCTGTGTACCGAAATCCTGCAGAACATGAGTCCGACGAAACTGATCCAGGAAACGATCAGCGGCGATCAGATCGTCACCTCCAAGCAGGCGGGCGATTTCGTGGTCTGCAACCTCTCCTCGGTCAATCTCGGCCGTGCGGTGACTGCCGAGTCCGATCTGGTGGAAGAGGACATCCTCGAGCGGCTGATTGCCATTGAAGTGCGCATGCTCGACAACGTCATCGACCTCAATCAGCTGCCGGTCCCGCAGGCGACGATCACCAATCGCAAGTATCGTGCCATCGGTCTGGGCACCTTCGGCTGGCACCACCTGCTGGCTCAGAAGGGCATCGACTGGAACAGCGAAGAGGCCGAGCAGTACTGCGACGAGCTCTACGAGCGCATCAATTACTACGCGGTCAAGGCGAGCAAGGAGCTGGCCGCCGAGAAGGGGCCCTACAAGGTCTTTGCCGGCAGTGACTGGCAGACCGGCGAGTACTTCGAGCGCCGCGGCTATAACAGTGAGCAGTGGCAGCAGCTGGCCGGAGAGGTGGCGCGCACCGGCATGCGCAACGGCTACGTGCTGGCCGTCGCGCCCAACATGAGTACCGCCCAGATCGCCGGCTCGACCGCTTCGATCGATCCGATCTACAGCGCCTTCTATTACGAAGAGAAGAAGGACTATCGCCGGCCGGTGGTGGCGCCCGGGCTGAACATGGAGACCTACCCCTACTACGAGAAGGGGGCCTATCGGGTCGACCAGTTTGCCAGCGTGCGTCAGAACGGTCGTCGCCAGCGTCACGTCGATCAGGCGATCAGCTTCAACTTCTATGTGCCCAGCACCATCAAGGCGAGCACGCTGCTCAATCTGCACATGACCGCCTGGAAGGAAGGGCTCAAGACCACCTACTACGTGCGCTCCAACGATATCGATATCGAAGAGTGCGAGTGGTGCGCCAGCTAA
- a CDS encoding ketopantoate reductase family protein codes for MKIAIMGAGAVGCYYGAMLARAGHDVTLIGRAAHVEAIRQKGLLLETATLHEYIPVNSSTTAEEVQDAELVLCCVKSTDTVAAGEAMAPWLAEEAVVLSLQNGVDNAERLQQVLNRPVMPTVVYVATAMAGPGHVQHHGRGELVLGPGPVSERIAALLSEAAIPTEVFDNAIGALWAKLIINCAWNALSAIAQKPYGELSRGAGVTKVMDDVVSECLTVARACGVRVPGDVRRAVSAIAESMPNQFSSTAQDLARGRTSEIDHLNGYIVRRGEARGVATPANRTLHTLVKLLEGRDAAAGQ; via the coding sequence ATGAAGATCGCCATCATGGGGGCCGGTGCCGTCGGCTGCTACTACGGTGCGATGCTCGCTCGCGCCGGCCATGACGTCACTCTGATCGGCCGGGCGGCCCATGTCGAGGCCATCCGCCAGAAGGGGCTGTTGCTGGAGACCGCCACGCTGCATGAGTACATTCCGGTGAACTCCTCCACTACTGCAGAGGAGGTGCAGGACGCCGAACTGGTGCTGTGCTGCGTGAAATCCACCGATACCGTCGCCGCTGGCGAAGCGATGGCGCCCTGGCTGGCCGAAGAGGCCGTGGTGCTGAGCCTGCAGAATGGCGTCGATAACGCCGAGCGTCTGCAACAGGTACTGAATCGCCCGGTGATGCCCACCGTGGTATATGTCGCCACCGCCATGGCCGGGCCGGGGCACGTGCAGCATCATGGTCGCGGCGAGCTGGTGCTCGGCCCGGGCCCGGTGAGCGAGCGTATCGCCGCCCTGCTCAGCGAAGCGGCGATTCCCACCGAGGTGTTTGATAACGCCATCGGCGCGCTGTGGGCCAAGCTGATCATCAACTGTGCGTGGAATGCGCTCTCAGCGATTGCGCAAAAGCCCTATGGTGAGCTGTCTCGGGGGGCTGGCGTGACGAAGGTGATGGACGACGTGGTCAGCGAGTGTCTGACGGTGGCACGAGCCTGCGGCGTCCGGGTACCGGGAGATGTACGCAGAGCCGTTAGCGCGATCGCCGAAAGCATGCCGAATCAGTTCTCCTCGACCGCACAGGACCTGGCGCGGGGCCGCACCAGCGAGATCGATCACCTCAATGGCTATATCGTGCGGCGCGGCGAAGCGCGCGGGGTGGCCACCCCGGCCAATCGCACACTGCATACATTGGTGAAGCTGCTGGAAGGCCGAGACGCCGCCGCAGGGCAGTAG
- a CDS encoding thioredoxin family protein has product MQTLTLTTPDEFDALLAEHELVLVDFFKNNCPGCKMLDMALKRFAASETAEGVTLVKVQLEVVGEDFFHQHGLRQTPTLLLFRNGEEVGRLAGFNAPEKIEALVASNLVSSEV; this is encoded by the coding sequence ATGCAGACGCTCACACTCACCACGCCTGATGAATTCGATGCCCTGCTGGCCGAACACGAGCTGGTACTGGTCGATTTCTTCAAGAACAACTGCCCGGGCTGCAAGATGCTCGACATGGCGCTCAAGCGTTTTGCTGCCAGCGAAACGGCAGAGGGCGTGACCCTGGTGAAGGTGCAGCTGGAAGTTGTGGGGGAAGATTTCTTTCACCAGCACGGACTGCGTCAGACCCCGACGCTGCTGCTCTTCCGCAATGGTGAGGAAGTGGGACGCCTGGCCGGTTTCAATGCGCCGGAGAAGATCGAGGCGCTGGTGGCTTCGAATCTGGTGTCGTCGGAGGTGTAA
- a CDS encoding ribonucleotide-diphosphate reductase subunit beta — translation MTTPVADRTESADQLRRIRILEPTYPNRSTGIINGETSGILNWNDIPYPSFYRAYKELSTNYWIPDEVDMKGDAKQYQELSGREKYAFDAIIGLLATLDSPQTRFIYNVAEYITDPAAHANSAIIGQQEVIHNESYSYVLASITNLQEQKRVFELARTHPTIIARNEPIMKAYNDFMTDKTPETLVKALIQSSILEGINFYSGFAYFYNLMRQNRMNGTGKVISFINRDELAHSKFISELIRAIVGENPQLQTDALTEYTHQAFRHAVDLETQWSGEVLDGIDGIDLDEMLSYVKYRANKMSGMLGMEPLYSEVGENVMPWIRAYADNTTDTKTDFFEARNASYKKTNLDNGFDDL, via the coding sequence ATGACCACACCCGTGGCGGACAGGACGGAAAGCGCCGATCAGCTGCGGCGGATCCGGATTCTCGAGCCGACCTATCCCAATCGCTCGACCGGCATCATCAACGGCGAGACGAGCGGCATCCTGAACTGGAACGATATTCCGTATCCGTCCTTTTACCGTGCCTACAAGGAGCTCTCGACCAACTACTGGATCCCCGATGAAGTCGACATGAAAGGGGATGCCAAGCAGTACCAGGAGCTTTCCGGGCGCGAGAAGTACGCCTTTGACGCCATCATCGGCCTGCTGGCGACACTCGATTCGCCGCAGACGCGTTTCATCTATAACGTGGCGGAGTACATCACCGATCCTGCGGCACACGCCAATTCGGCGATCATCGGCCAGCAGGAAGTGATCCACAACGAGAGCTACTCCTACGTCCTGGCCTCGATTACCAATCTGCAGGAGCAGAAGCGGGTATTCGAGCTGGCGCGTACCCATCCGACCATCATTGCGCGCAATGAGCCGATCATGAAGGCGTACAACGACTTCATGACCGACAAGACGCCGGAGACGCTGGTCAAGGCGCTGATCCAGTCGTCGATTCTGGAAGGCATCAACTTCTATTCCGGGTTTGCGTACTTCTACAACCTGATGCGCCAGAACCGGATGAACGGTACCGGCAAGGTGATCAGCTTCATCAATCGTGATGAGCTGGCGCACTCCAAGTTCATCAGCGAGCTGATCCGCGCCATCGTTGGCGAGAATCCGCAGCTGCAGACTGATGCCCTGACCGAGTACACCCATCAGGCGTTCCGTCATGCGGTTGACCTAGAGACCCAGTGGTCCGGCGAGGTGCTCGATGGCATCGACGGGATCGATCTCGATGAGATGCTCAGCTACGTCAAATATCGGGCCAACAAGATGTCCGGCATGCTGGGCATGGAGCCGCTCTATTCGGAAGTGGGCGAGAACGTGATGCCGTGGATTCGCGCCTATGCCGATAACACCACGGATACCAAGACGGACTTCTTCGAGGCGCGCAACGCCAGCTACAAGAAGACCAATCTCGACAACGGTTTCGACGATCTCTGA
- a CDS encoding flavodoxin, whose amino-acid sequence MDILLAYDSLSGNTREVAELIGAECERLGHRVVSVFVTVESLFDVVADERAARAFDLYLLGSWSDNGGRTPPEMKEFIAELFGDDGFRPEHVAVFGTGETQWGEEYYCGAVHRMARFFNSRYPKLTIEQMPAAPRDAAAIADWTRRIMTQREAFAHADAHTHHA is encoded by the coding sequence ATGGATATCCTGCTGGCTTATGACTCGTTGAGCGGCAATACCCGCGAGGTGGCCGAGCTGATTGGCGCCGAGTGCGAGCGGCTCGGCCATCGGGTGGTATCGGTATTCGTCACGGTCGAATCGCTGTTCGATGTTGTTGCCGATGAGCGTGCTGCGCGCGCCTTCGATCTCTATCTGTTGGGATCGTGGAGCGACAATGGCGGTCGTACGCCACCGGAGATGAAGGAGTTCATTGCCGAACTGTTTGGCGATGACGGTTTTCGCCCCGAGCATGTTGCTGTCTTCGGCACCGGTGAAACCCAGTGGGGCGAAGAGTATTACTGCGGCGCTGTCCATCGCATGGCCCGCTTTTTCAACAGCCGCTATCCGAAGCTCACCATCGAGCAGATGCCGGCGGCCCCCAGGGATGCCGCGGCCATTGCCGACTGGACGCGCCGGATCATGACACAACGGGAAGCTTTCGCTCATGCAGACGCTCACACTCACCACGCCTGA
- a CDS encoding DUF4235 domain-containing protein: MKPQTVWTLFGTATALTTGVLVRQTMKRTSRRYGFEPPLNPDDPDVRWRDALAWGACSGMLVGMARILGWRMGSEAMKRARRHPKGQRVLSRFED, from the coding sequence ATGAAACCGCAAACGGTGTGGACTCTTTTCGGAACCGCGACGGCACTGACCACCGGCGTACTGGTACGTCAGACCATGAAGCGGACTTCGCGTCGTTATGGCTTCGAGCCGCCGCTCAATCCCGATGATCCGGATGTGCGCTGGCGCGATGCCCTGGCGTGGGGGGCCTGCTCGGGCATGCTGGTCGGCATGGCACGTATTCTGGGCTGGCGTATGGGCTCCGAAGCAATGAAGCGCGCCCGCCGTCATCCGAAAGGGCAGCGGGTACTGTCACGCTTCGAGGACTGA